The Planktothrix tepida PCC 9214 genome contains the following window.
TTGCAGATTCAGGAGCATTATACAGATACAAGCGGCTATACTGAGCAGGTGTTTGCTATGTGCCATCTGTTGGGGTTTAAATTTGCTCCACGAATGCGCGATTTACCTGATAAGAAACTTTACACTTTTGAGTCTACTTCTTCTGATGAGGTTTTATCACCTCTGTTAGGCGGGAAGATTAATGTGAAATTGATTTCTGAGTCTTGGGATGAGATTCTTCGGCTTGCTAG
Protein-coding sequences here:
- a CDS encoding Tn3 family transposase, with protein sequence LQIQEHYTDTSGYTEQVFAMCHLLGFKFAPRMRDLPDKKLYTFESTSSDEVLSPLLGGKINVKLISESWDEILRLA